In Cumulibacter manganitolerans, the genomic window CGCACACCGGACGCAAGGGAAGTGCCGAACCGGATGGGGGTGGGGTGCGAATGCTCCCGCCGGAGCACGCCGATGGCTGGCAGACAGTTGGTCCGTCCGCGATTGCGTTCGGCGGACGGATGCCGTATACCCCACGCGAGCTGTCGAAGGCGGAGATCGCGGAGATCCACACCCAGTTCGCTTCGGCTGCCCACCGGGCCGCCGAAGCGGGGTTCGAGTGGCTGGAGTTGCACTTCGCCCACGGGTACCTCGGCGCCAGCTTCCTGTCGCCGTTGGCAAACCAGCGCAGCGATGAATACGGGGGCAGCCCTGAGAACCGGGCCCGCTTCCACCTCGAGGCCATCGATGCGGTCCGGAAAGCCTGGCCCGAGCGGTTCCCGCTCACCGCGCGCGTGGGTTGTGACGACCTGCACGATGACGGCCTTCAGTTCGACGACTCGATCGTCGCAATCAGATGGATGAAGGAACACGGACTCGATCTGGTCGACCTGAGCCTCGGGATGAACACCCCCGAGATCAACCAGTCCCCGTTCGCCGAAATGGGCTTTATGGTCGACCGGGCCGCACGCGTGCGCGCGGAGGTCGGTCTCCCGGTTGCGACAAGCTGGAACCTGGGGAAGCCGTCGGTCGCCGACCAGGTGATTCGGCAGGAGAAGAGTGACCTGGTCTATCTCGGTCGGCCCGCACTGTCGAACCCACACTGGCCGGTGTGGGCGGCAACGGAGCTGGGCGGGCAGGACCCCATCGATCTCGTCCCCCGAGACTGGCGAGGATGGCTTCGGCCATATCGTGGTCACGAGGCAGCCTCCGGTTGGCCGCCGCCGGCATCGAACGGTGCCGCTGACAACGCGCCGAGCGCGACCTAACAGAGCCAAACTTCCTCCCA contains:
- a CDS encoding NADH:flavin oxidoreductase/NADH oxidase; this translates as MPNLFTPFTLKGVTLRNRIAMSPMTMHRSVDGKMNDFHVMYLGARAAGGFGLVFPEQIAIAPDGRTSVHCAGIYDDDQIDGLKRVTALIKDMGAVPAIQLAHTGRKGSAEPDGGGVRMLPPEHADGWQTVGPSAIAFGGRMPYTPRELSKAEIAEIHTQFASAAHRAAEAGFEWLELHFAHGYLGASFLSPLANQRSDEYGGSPENRARFHLEAIDAVRKAWPERFPLTARVGCDDLHDDGLQFDDSIVAIRWMKEHGLDLVDLSLGMNTPEINQSPFAEMGFMVDRAARVRAEVGLPVATSWNLGKPSVADQVIRQEKSDLVYLGRPALSNPHWPVWAATELGGQDPIDLVPRDWRGWLRPYRGHEAASGWPPPASNGAADNAPSAT